The Plasmodium knowlesi strain H genome assembly, chromosome: 4 genome window below encodes:
- a CDS encoding chromatin assembly factor 1 P55 subunit, putative, whose protein sequence is MKKQANHLNALNDISNQNEDTKHNYVNSSVDNHKYWQYNTLLLYNVIMIYTCEWPSLFIEWVPNVWRSDDDVYNQDLILGTYTTEKNNYILILEVNLPSEELSHSNLYYEKINNYRHNTTNDTSRNFKMKNKIYHECEINKITCSPQNKDVIACFSSDGNINILNLSNYKYEENEGKNNSAVTFDYTLKGHLYQGWGIQWGVDNNLISSCADDSYLCIWDINASAYCATSSSNVVAPPVTGSGGVNTIGGVTTDGATAPSGGNSTTTGPSGGDFANISSNKENCKGVIQPLIKFFNNNVPLQDCCWKDNNVLTVSDNGHIHIYDIRNRSAVSSIKATNCTLNSIDVNPHNKNIFATGGTNKEIDLWDIRYTNKSLHRIISHKETIIKLQWDKYQPGILSSSSSDKYIYFFDTNRIGIEQTYEDSQDGPPELIFIHGGHASNILDFSLNSSYSMMISSISEDNTLHIWQPSRQAYEDASDTYDDTEVE, encoded by the exons atgaaaaagcagGCGAACCACCTGAACGCCCTAAATGACATTAGCAACCAAAATGAGGACACGAAGCACAACTACGTGAATTCCAGTGTGGACAACCACAAATACTGGCAGTACAACACCCTCCTGCTTTACAATGTGATTATGATATACACATGCGAATGGCCCTCTCTCTTTATCGAGTGGGTGCCCAACGTGTGGAG GAGTGACGATGATGTTTACAACCAAGACCTCATCCTGGGTACGTACACCACGGAGAAGAACAACTACATATTGATTCTGGAG GTAAACCTCCCAAGTGAAGAATTGTCGCACTCCAATCTCTACTATGAAAAGATAAACAATTACCGACACAACACCACCAACGATACGAGCAGaaatttcaaaatgaaaaataaaatttatcacGAATGtgaaattaacaaaattacTTGTAGTCCCCAAAACAAGGATGTGATTGCCTGCTTTTCCTCCGAcggaaatataaatatattaaatttaAGTAATTACAagtatgaagaaaatgaagggaaaaataattccgCTGTGACATTTGATTACACACTTAAGGGTCATCTGTACCAGGGATGGGGTATTCAATGGGGCGTAGATAACAATTTAATATCTTCCTGTGCTGACGattcatatttatgtatatgggATATAAATGCAAGTGCTTACTGCGCGACGAGCAGTTCCAATGTGGTTGCTCCACCTGTTACTGGAAGTGGTGGTGTAAATACCATCGGAGGGGTCACCACAGACGGTGCAACTGCACCGAGCGGAGGGAACTCCACAACGACTGGACCTTCCGGTGGTGATTTCGCCAACATCAGTTCAAACAAGGAAAACTGCAAAGGAGTAATACAACcattgataaaattttttaataacaaTGTGCCTCTGCAAGATTGTTGCTGGAAAGACAATAATGTGTTGACAGTATCGGATAACggacacatacatatatacgatATTAGGAATAGGAGTGCAGTGAGTTCCATCAAGGCTACCAACTGCACTTTGAACTCCATCGATGTGAATCCACAcaataaaaatatcttcgCGACTGGTGGCACGAACAAAGAAATTGACTTGTGGGATATTCGATACACGAACAAATCTCTGCACAGAATAATATCTCATAAGGAAACTATTATAAAGCTACAGTGGGACAAATACCAGCCCGGAATtttgtcttcctcttccagtgataaatacatttatttttttgatacGAATAGAATTGGTATTGAGCAGACATATGAGGACTCGCAGGATGGCCCCCCCGAACTCATTTTCATCCACGGTGGGCATGCCTCCAATATCCTAGACTTCTCTCTAAACTCGTCCTACTCAATG ATGATCTCCTCCATCAGCGAAGACAACACGTTACACATATGGCAGCCCTCCAGACAGGCCTACGAGGATGCCTCAGACACATACGATGACACCGAAGTGGAATAG